One part of the Sciurus carolinensis chromosome 6, mSciCar1.2, whole genome shotgun sequence genome encodes these proteins:
- the Elovl7 gene encoding elongation of very long chain fatty acids protein 7 isoform X2: MIILSKMLFVMSGWGTGYSFRCEIVDYSRSPTALRMAHTCWLYYFSKFIELLDTIFFVLRKKNSQVTFLHVFHHTIMPWTWWFGVKFAAGGLGTFHAFVNTAVHVVMYFYYGLCAMGPAYQKYLWWKKYLTSLQLVQFVIVTIHIGQIFFMEDCKYQFPVFLYIIMSYGCIFLLLFLHFWYRAYTKGQRLPKTIKNGNCKNKHH; this comes from the exons TTTGTGATGTCTGGCTGGGGTACAGGTTATTCATTTCGATGTGAAATTGTTGACTATTCACGGTCACCCACAGCTTTACGG ATGGCACACACCTGCTGGCTTTATTACTTCTCCAAATTTATTGAGCTGTTAGACACT atCTTTTTTGTTCTGCGTAAGAAAAATAGCCAAGTGACTTTCCTTCATGTCTTCCATCATACCATCATGCCATGGACCTGGTGGTTTGGAGTCAAATTTGCTGCAG gtggTTTGGGAACATTCCATGCCTTTGTAAATACAGCTGTGCATGTAGTCATGTATTTCTACTATGGACTTTGTGCAATGGGACCAGCCTACCAGAAGTATTTGtggtggaaaaaatatttaacatctttaCAGCTT gtGCAGTTTGTTATTGTCACCATCCACATAGGCCAGATATTTTTCATGGAGGATTGCAAGTACCAGTTTCCAGTCTTTCTCTACATTATTATGAGTTATGGGTGCATCTTTCTGCtgctctttctccatttttggtATCGTGCTTACACCAAGGGTCAAAGGTTGCccaaaactattaaaaatggaaactgcaaaaacaaacatcACTAA